One Deltaproteobacteria bacterium DNA segment encodes these proteins:
- a CDS encoding acyl-CoA desaturase: MSSNVPRPRFAADSGFRRELDRRVGAHFARTGRSPHGDGRMYVKTALMLAWFVGSYALLVFVATTWWHGALAATSMAFAIAGIGFSIQHDANHGAYSRRPLVNRLLERTLDMLGASSYLWRWKHNVFHHTYTNVGGADHDIDLAPFARLTPEQAWRPAHRYQHVYMWGLYGFTVFHMHLVEDFLNVKTGRVGRHHFPRPRGWRLAEVFASKLFLLGWAVGIPLLFHAWWVVLAFYVATWFAVGLILGVVFQAAHTHEQLAFPLPAPTTGRIDDEWAMHQVRTTADFAPDSRLLNWYVGGLNFQIEHHLFPKVCHVHYPAIAPIVRAVCDEHGVPYTCFASFAEAIASHGRLLRRMGRRPTEAVDSTREVCAA; the protein is encoded by the coding sequence GTGAGTTCGAATGTACCCCGCCCCCGTTTCGCCGCCGACAGCGGCTTTCGCCGCGAGCTCGACCGCCGCGTCGGCGCGCATTTCGCGCGCACCGGCCGGTCGCCCCACGGCGACGGGCGGATGTACGTCAAGACCGCGCTGATGCTCGCGTGGTTCGTCGGCTCGTACGCGCTGTTGGTGTTCGTTGCGACGACGTGGTGGCACGGCGCACTTGCGGCGACGTCGATGGCGTTCGCCATCGCCGGCATCGGGTTTTCGATCCAACACGACGCCAATCACGGCGCCTACTCGCGCCGGCCACTTGTCAACCGCCTACTCGAGCGCACGCTCGACATGCTCGGCGCCAGCTCCTACCTGTGGCGGTGGAAGCACAACGTGTTTCATCACACCTACACCAACGTCGGCGGCGCCGATCACGACATCGACCTGGCGCCGTTTGCGCGCCTCACGCCGGAGCAGGCGTGGCGCCCGGCGCACCGCTACCAGCACGTCTACATGTGGGGTTTGTACGGCTTCACCGTGTTCCACATGCACCTCGTCGAGGACTTCCTCAACGTGAAGACCGGCCGCGTCGGCCGCCACCACTTTCCGCGGCCGCGCGGCTGGCGCCTGGCCGAGGTGTTCGCCAGCAAGCTGTTCTTGCTCGGCTGGGCGGTTGGCATTCCGCTGCTGTTTCACGCGTGGTGGGTCGTGTTGGCGTTTTACGTCGCGACCTGGTTTGCGGTCGGTCTGATCCTCGGCGTCGTATTCCAGGCGGCTCACACGCACGAGCAACTCGCGTTCCCGCTGCCCGCCCCGACGACGGGGCGCATCGACGACGAGTGGGCGATGCACCAGGTGCGGACGACCGCCGACTTTGCACCGGATAGCCGCCTGTTGAACTGGTACGTGGGCGGGCTGAACTTTCAGATCGAGCACCACCTGTTTCCGAAGGTGTGCCACGTGCACTACCCGGCGATCGCGCCGATCGTGCGCGCGGTGTGCGACGAGCACGGCGTGCCCTACACGTGCTTTGCCAGCTTCGCCGAGGCGATCGCATCGCACGGGCGCCTGTTGCGCCGCATGGGGCGGCGCCCGACGGAGGCCGTCGACTCGACGCGCGAAGTCTGCGCGGCTTAG